In Bradyrhizobium erythrophlei, a single genomic region encodes these proteins:
- a CDS encoding xanthine dehydrogenase family protein molybdopterin-binding subunit, translating to MTSTMPLSRRTLVTGGLTTGFLFAFHLPLRAAVNEPVQPPDVTEGKFAPNAFIRIDEAGHTTLMMPQVEMGQGVYTAVAMILAEELDADLSQVSLEHAPPNDKLYGNPVFGLQVTGNSNSIRAWWTALRNAGAGARSMLVQAAAKQWQVEAASCTTSKSVVMHKESGRTLAYGALAGAASSETPPKNLTLKKPEDFVYVGQSLKRFDTPDKVNGKAVYGIDAILPNMKVATIAFCPVFGGKVGKVDDSAAKKVPGVQKIVVLDDFVAVVGDHMWAAKKGLAALKIDWDEGPNAKISSKDIWQDLRAASEKDGAVAKSTGDIAKALATGERLDASYELPFLAHAPMEPVNATVHFKGDSCEVWTGTQIMTRVQSEAAKAAGLPVEKVAVYNHLLGGGFGRKLEPDMVIAAVKVAKQVDGPVKVIWTREEDIQHDVYRPVYRDTIAATLSDGRIVGWKYKVSGSAVIARWLPPAFQKGIDIDAIDSAVDMPYDIPNFHVEYVRAEPPAVPTGFWRGVGPNNNVFAIESFMDELARKAGKDPVEFRRPMLAKNPRMLAALNLVAEKSGWGEALPARVGRGVCVQPSFGSFIATVVEAEVDDLGEVHLRRVTSAVDTGIAVNPDTIVAQLQGGLIFGLTAALYGEITIDKGRVQQSNFNDYRMLRINQTPKIDVHVIKSGEAPGGIGETGVTAGPPALRNAIYAATGIALRRLPIDRALIAGKKA from the coding sequence ATGACATCGACGATGCCCCTATCGCGCCGTACGCTGGTGACCGGCGGCTTGACGACGGGTTTCCTGTTTGCGTTCCATCTCCCGCTTCGCGCAGCAGTCAACGAGCCGGTGCAGCCGCCCGATGTGACAGAGGGCAAGTTTGCGCCCAACGCGTTCATCCGCATCGATGAGGCCGGCCATACGACGCTGATGATGCCTCAGGTCGAGATGGGGCAGGGTGTCTATACGGCTGTTGCGATGATTCTCGCGGAAGAGCTCGACGCCGATCTGTCGCAGGTATCGCTCGAACACGCGCCGCCCAATGACAAGCTCTACGGCAATCCCGTGTTCGGGCTTCAAGTCACCGGCAATTCCAATTCGATCCGCGCGTGGTGGACCGCGTTGCGCAACGCGGGCGCCGGCGCACGGTCCATGCTGGTACAGGCCGCGGCGAAGCAATGGCAGGTCGAGGCGGCAAGCTGCACGACGTCGAAGAGCGTCGTGATGCACAAGGAGAGTGGACGCACGCTCGCTTACGGTGCACTTGCCGGGGCGGCGAGCAGCGAGACTCCACCGAAGAATCTCACGCTCAAGAAGCCTGAGGACTTCGTCTATGTCGGCCAGTCGCTGAAACGGTTCGACACGCCAGACAAGGTCAACGGCAAGGCCGTCTATGGCATCGATGCGATCCTTCCCAACATGAAGGTCGCGACGATCGCGTTTTGCCCGGTGTTTGGCGGCAAGGTCGGCAAGGTCGACGACAGCGCGGCGAAGAAGGTTCCTGGCGTGCAGAAGATCGTCGTGCTGGACGACTTCGTCGCCGTGGTCGGCGATCACATGTGGGCCGCGAAGAAGGGCCTCGCTGCACTGAAGATCGATTGGGACGAAGGTCCGAACGCGAAGATCAGCTCGAAGGACATCTGGCAGGATTTGCGCGCCGCCAGCGAAAAAGACGGCGCCGTCGCCAAATCGACCGGCGATATCGCCAAGGCGCTTGCGACCGGCGAACGCCTTGACGCCTCCTATGAGCTGCCGTTCCTCGCGCATGCGCCGATGGAGCCGGTCAATGCAACGGTTCACTTCAAGGGCGACTCCTGCGAAGTGTGGACCGGCACGCAGATCATGACCCGCGTGCAGTCGGAGGCCGCCAAGGCGGCCGGACTGCCGGTCGAGAAAGTTGCCGTCTACAATCACCTGCTCGGTGGCGGCTTCGGCCGCAAGCTCGAGCCGGACATGGTCATTGCCGCGGTCAAAGTGGCCAAGCAGGTCGACGGGCCGGTCAAGGTGATCTGGACCCGTGAAGAGGACATCCAGCACGATGTCTACCGGCCGGTCTATCGCGACACCATTGCCGCGACCTTGTCTGACGGCAGGATCGTCGGCTGGAAGTACAAGGTCTCCGGCTCGGCCGTTATCGCGCGCTGGCTACCGCCCGCGTTCCAGAAAGGAATCGACATCGATGCGATCGATAGCGCCGTCGACATGCCTTACGACATCCCGAACTTCCATGTCGAATATGTGCGGGCCGAACCACCAGCGGTGCCGACAGGATTCTGGCGCGGCGTCGGCCCGAACAACAATGTGTTCGCCATTGAAAGCTTCATGGACGAACTCGCCCGCAAGGCGGGGAAGGATCCGGTCGAATTTCGCCGGCCGATGTTGGCCAAGAATCCGCGGATGCTCGCGGCGCTCAACCTCGTGGCTGAAAAATCCGGCTGGGGCGAGGCGCTGCCGGCACGGGTGGGCCGTGGCGTCTGCGTTCAGCCATCCTTCGGCAGCTTCATCGCAACCGTGGTGGAGGCGGAAGTCGACGACCTTGGCGAAGTACATCTGCGCCGCGTCACCTCTGCGGTCGATACCGGGATTGCCGTCAATCCCGACACCATCGTCGCGCAACTCCAGGGCGGGCTGATCTTCGGCCTGACCGCTGCACTTTACGGCGAGATCACGATCGACAAGGGACGGGTTCAGCAATCCAATTTCAACGACTACCGGATGCTGCGCATCAACCAGACGCCGAAGATCGATGTCCACGTCATCAAGAGCGGCGAGGCGCCCGGCGGCATCGGCGAAACCGGCGTGACGGCGGGACCGCCTGCGTTGCGCAACGCGATCTATGCTGCAACCGGCATCGCGCTGCGCAGACTGCCGATTGACCGTGCGTTGATTGCGGGCAAGAAGGCATGA
- a CDS encoding (2Fe-2S)-binding protein, with amino-acid sequence MLTIQVNGEQKSFEAPADMPLLWVLRDILGMTGSKFGCGIAQCGACTVHIDGKPVRSCVLPISAVRDRAITTIEGVGASPAGAKVQKAWLDLEVIQCGYCQSGQIMSAAALLAATPNPDDSDIDAAMAGNICRCGTYVRIRAAIKQAATGRQS; translated from the coding sequence ATGCTGACGATCCAAGTCAATGGCGAACAGAAATCCTTCGAAGCCCCCGCGGATATGCCGCTGCTCTGGGTCCTGCGCGACATTCTGGGCATGACCGGCTCGAAGTTCGGCTGCGGCATCGCGCAATGCGGTGCCTGCACGGTGCATATCGACGGCAAACCCGTCCGCTCCTGCGTGCTGCCGATTAGCGCGGTGCGCGATCGCGCGATCACCACGATCGAAGGTGTGGGCGCCTCGCCTGCTGGCGCCAAGGTACAAAAAGCCTGGCTCGACCTTGAGGTGATTCAGTGCGGCTATTGCCAGTCCGGCCAGATCATGTCGGCGGCGGCGCTGCTGGCAGCCACGCCTAACCCCGACGACTCCGATATCGATGCCGCGATGGCCGGGAACATCTGTCGCTGCGGCACCTATGTGCGGATTCGCGCCGCCATCAAGCAGGCGGCGACCGGACGCCAGTCGTAA
- a CDS encoding c-type cytochrome has translation MSARARILASVAAIVVVALAVGLWIVRGPGPLAFADGPKVTLADYRSGSPAGVPASLANADVMKRGEYLANAADCLVCHTTQDGKPYAGGLGFKLPFGTLYSTNITPDKETGIGNYSDQDFLNAVHRGVRRDGARLYPAMPYTSYTYISDADALAIKAYLFSLPAVRATPPANTLSFPFNQRWAMMFWSALFNPDTRFAPDTSKSPEWNRGAYLAEALAHCGECHTPRNLAFALDNRRKFGGAITAGWRAFNISSDKSTGVGGWRDEDLVSYLSVGHATGHGSASGPMGEAVDHSFSRFAPEDIRAIVAYLRSVPPTTSADLPASLAPPAPASHKDGGTPDARGKMVFEGACVSCHGWTGESPVSTMATLTGAWAVNDPGATNVAQIVISGTKREIPDGALSMPAFGNAYSDDEIAAVANYVTARFGSKGSKLTGKDVAELRKQTAQ, from the coding sequence ATGAGTGCCCGGGCGCGAATTCTAGCCAGCGTGGCCGCGATTGTGGTGGTTGCGCTGGCGGTCGGGCTCTGGATTGTCCGTGGTCCTGGTCCACTGGCCTTCGCGGACGGCCCGAAAGTAACGCTCGCGGATTATCGCAGCGGCAGTCCCGCCGGTGTTCCGGCGTCGCTGGCAAACGCCGATGTCATGAAGCGGGGCGAGTACTTGGCAAACGCGGCGGACTGTTTGGTCTGCCACACCACGCAAGACGGCAAGCCATATGCCGGCGGTCTCGGCTTCAAACTGCCGTTCGGCACGCTGTATTCGACCAATATTACGCCGGACAAGGAAACCGGCATCGGCAATTACAGCGATCAGGATTTCCTCAACGCCGTCCACCGCGGCGTCCGCCGCGACGGCGCGAGGCTGTATCCGGCGATGCCGTATACGTCCTACACTTATATCAGCGACGCCGATGCACTGGCGATCAAGGCCTATTTGTTCAGCTTGCCGGCGGTGCGCGCGACGCCACCTGCGAACACGCTGTCATTTCCATTCAATCAGCGCTGGGCAATGATGTTCTGGTCGGCGTTGTTCAACCCTGACACGCGGTTTGCGCCGGACACGTCGAAAAGCCCGGAATGGAACCGCGGAGCCTATCTGGCTGAAGCGCTTGCCCATTGCGGCGAATGCCATACGCCGCGAAATCTGGCGTTTGCACTGGACAATCGCAGAAAATTCGGCGGCGCCATCACGGCCGGCTGGCGCGCGTTCAACATCAGTTCGGACAAGTCGACCGGCGTCGGCGGCTGGCGTGACGAGGATCTCGTCTCCTATCTCTCGGTCGGCCACGCAACAGGCCACGGCTCGGCGTCGGGCCCGATGGGCGAGGCCGTCGATCACAGTTTCAGCCGGTTCGCGCCTGAGGACATCCGCGCCATCGTGGCCTATCTGCGTAGCGTCCCTCCGACGACATCGGCCGATCTGCCCGCGAGTTTGGCGCCGCCGGCGCCCGCGTCGCACAAGGATGGCGGCACGCCCGATGCGCGCGGCAAAATGGTGTTCGAGGGCGCCTGCGTCAGTTGCCACGGCTGGACGGGCGAGAGCCCCGTCTCCACGATGGCGACGCTGACGGGCGCATGGGCCGTGAACGATCCCGGCGCGACCAATGTCGCGCAGATCGTGATTTCAGGGACCAAACGGGAAATACCGGACGGCGCGCTGTCGATGCCGGCATTCGGCAACGCCTATTCCGACGACGAAATCGCCGCAGTGGCCAACTACGTCACGGCGCGTTTCGGCAGTAAGGGATCGAAGCTCACCGGGAAGGACGTGGCGGAACTGCGCAAGCAGACGGCGCAGTGA